In the Gossypium arboreum isolate Shixiya-1 chromosome 10, ASM2569848v2, whole genome shotgun sequence genome, one interval contains:
- the LOC108468757 gene encoding guanine nucleotide-binding protein subunit gamma 2-like isoform X1, with the protein MQSGRPQSVVSPIPQRIHSSQAADTRGKHRIQAELKRLEQEARFLEEELELIERMEKASAACKEMFSNVESRPDPLLPITNGPINPMWDQWFEGPQEAQGCKCWIL; encoded by the exons ATGCAATCGGGTCGGCCACAATCCGTGGTAAGTCCGATTCCCCAGCGGATTCACTCATCTCAAGCAGCTGATACCAGAGGGAAGCATAGGATACAAGCTGAACTCAAAAGGCTAGAGCAAGAAGCTAGATTCTTAGAG GAAGAACTGGAGCTGATAGAAAGGATGGAGAAGGCATCAGCTGCATGCAAGGA GATGTTTAGTAATGTCGAAAGTAGACCCGATCCACTACTTCCCAT CACAAATGGTCCTATAAATCCCATGTGGGATCAGTGGTTTGAAGGTCCCCAGGAAGCTCAAGGTTGCAAATGTTGGATACTGTGA
- the LOC108468757 gene encoding guanine nucleotide-binding protein subunit gamma 2-like isoform X3 — protein MQSGRPQSVVSPIPQRIHSSQAADTRGKHRIQAELKRLEQEARFLEEELELIERMEKASAACKDTNGPINPMWDQWFEGPQEAQGCKCWIL, from the exons ATGCAATCGGGTCGGCCACAATCCGTGGTAAGTCCGATTCCCCAGCGGATTCACTCATCTCAAGCAGCTGATACCAGAGGGAAGCATAGGATACAAGCTGAACTCAAAAGGCTAGAGCAAGAAGCTAGATTCTTAGAG GAAGAACTGGAGCTGATAGAAAGGATGGAGAAGGCATCAGCTGCATGCAAGGA CACAAATGGTCCTATAAATCCCATGTGGGATCAGTGGTTTGAAGGTCCCCAGGAAGCTCAAGGTTGCAAATGTTGGATACTGTGA
- the LOC108468757 gene encoding uncharacterized protein LOC108468757 isoform X2, giving the protein MQSGRPQSVVSPIPQRIHSSQAADTRGKHRIQAELKRLEQEARFLEFQKLRLYAVLYVEYKGRTGADRKDGEGISCMQGHKWSYKSHVGSVV; this is encoded by the exons ATGCAATCGGGTCGGCCACAATCCGTGGTAAGTCCGATTCCCCAGCGGATTCACTCATCTCAAGCAGCTGATACCAGAGGGAAGCATAGGATACAAGCTGAACTCAAAAGGCTAGAGCAAGAAGCTAGATTCTTAGAG TTCCAAAAGCTGCGACTTTATGCAGTCTTGTATGTTGAATACAAAG GAAGAACTGGAGCTGATAGAAAGGATGGAGAAGGCATCAGCTGCATGCAAGGA CACAAATGGTCCTATAAATCCCATGTGGGATCAGTGGTTTGA